TACATCCAGTTTGTTCCGAACACATAGTTTACTGTCATTCCAATTAATGCGGCAATAATAAAAGTTACCAGCCCTTTTTTCTTCTCTACGATTTTTCCAATAATAAAAGCAGTAAGAATATAAGAAAGAATAAAGCCAAAAGTAGGTTTAATAATGATGGCAAATCCTCCAGAAAAATCAGCAAAAACCGGAACTCCTACCAATCCTACTAACATATAAACAAACATCGCAATTGAACCTAAACGGCTGCCCAGGATTGCCCCTGCTAAAATAGCAAAAAAGGTTTGTAGTGTAATCGGTACACCACCTACATGTAAAAATGGAGCAATGGTACTGATATTTGCACCAATCGCCATGAGTGCCACAAACATGGCAGATAGTGTTAAATCAAGTGCTCTTAGATTTTTCATAACTTTCTCTCCCACCCTACAATTTAAATGTCTAAATTTAAAATAAATGGTAAGGTTACCTATTGTCAACCAAAATATAAAATTGGTTAACAAAAAAATTCAAGTTAACATCACACTACACATTTCTAAACTTTTCAAATCTCCTATTCTAAAAAAGAGAAACATTTATTCGAGTATACAGTTTTTGGAATAACCATTTTTTATTCTATTTGAACTATATTAAATTTTCAAAAAATATTTTGACAAATGATATATTTAAAGGTATATTAAGATAACGAAATAATTATCTGAATTTTATAAAAGCAATATTTACATAGGGGGTAACATCAGATGGAAAAACGTCAGCAGTGGGGGTCAAGATACGGATTTATTATGGCAGCCGTTGGC
The window above is part of the Bacillus sp. SORGH_AS_0510 genome. Proteins encoded here:
- a CDS encoding biotin transporter BioY, which gives rise to MKNLRALDLTLSAMFVALMAIGANISTIAPFLHVGGVPITLQTFFAILAGAILGSRLGSIAMFVYMLVGLVGVPVFADFSGGFAIIIKPTFGFILSYILTAFIIGKIVEKKKGLVTFIIAALIGMTVNYVFGTNWMYFAYKLWAAAPEGFTYKMAWFWMLAPLPKDIILSVLAAMMAYRLETTVLSKGQFKHLKRAS